From Providencia sp. R33, a single genomic window includes:
- a CDS encoding NCS2 family permease, whose translation MSNQSSSSAQPQSLFQRVFKLQEHGTTARTEVVAGFTTFLTMVYIVFVNPQILSIAGMDIKAVFVTTCLIAAIGSILMGLLANLPIAVAPAMGLNAFFAFVVVGAMGYSWQVAMGAVFWGAVGLFILTLFRIRYWIIANIPLSLRVGITSGIGLFIAMMGLKNSGIIVANPDTLVSIGNLTHHNVWLGALGFFIIAILAARNIHAAVLVSIAVTTLIGLALGDVQYTGIFSIPPSITSVVGQVDFSGSLDLALSGVIFAFMLVNLFDSSGTMIGVTDKAGITNERGTFPRMKQALYVDSLSSVAGSAMGTSSVTAYIESSSGVSVGGRTGLTAVVVGILFLLTMFISPLAGMVPAYATAGALIYVGVLMTSSLTRVKWDDLTESVPAFITAVMMPFSFSITEGIALGFIAYCAMKIGTGRWRDLGLCVILVAAMFLLKMILVDA comes from the coding sequence ATGAGTAATCAATCTTCTAGCTCGGCACAACCGCAGAGCTTGTTTCAGCGTGTTTTTAAATTACAAGAACACGGTACAACCGCACGAACTGAAGTTGTCGCTGGCTTCACGACCTTCCTGACGATGGTGTATATCGTCTTTGTTAACCCACAAATTTTGTCAATTGCAGGCATGGATATCAAAGCGGTGTTCGTTACCACTTGTTTGATTGCGGCTATCGGCAGTATTTTGATGGGCTTACTGGCTAACTTACCGATTGCGGTCGCACCAGCGATGGGGCTGAATGCCTTCTTTGCATTTGTGGTGGTTGGCGCGATGGGTTATTCATGGCAAGTGGCTATGGGCGCTGTTTTCTGGGGCGCAGTTGGCTTGTTTATCCTGACATTATTCCGCATTCGTTACTGGATTATTGCTAATATCCCACTGAGTTTACGTGTGGGGATCACCAGTGGTATCGGTTTATTTATCGCGATGATGGGGCTGAAAAACTCTGGTATTATCGTGGCAAACCCAGACACATTGGTGTCTATCGGTAACTTAACGCACCATAACGTGTGGTTAGGGGCGCTGGGCTTCTTTATTATTGCTATCTTAGCGGCGCGTAATATCCATGCGGCCGTGTTAGTGTCTATTGCCGTGACTACCTTAATTGGTCTGGCTCTGGGGGATGTGCAATACACGGGCATTTTCTCTATTCCACCAAGTATCACTAGCGTAGTAGGGCAAGTGGACTTCTCGGGCTCATTAGATTTAGCGTTATCTGGCGTGATTTTTGCCTTTATGTTAGTCAACTTATTTGACTCATCGGGCACTATGATTGGTGTGACAGACAAAGCTGGCATCACCAATGAACGCGGAACATTCCCGCGCATGAAGCAAGCCCTATATGTCGATAGCTTAAGCTCAGTCGCTGGCTCGGCAATGGGAACCTCATCGGTAACGGCATATATTGAAAGCTCTTCAGGGGTGTCAGTCGGTGGGCGTACAGGGTTAACTGCTGTCGTTGTTGGTATCTTATTCCTATTGACCATGTTTATCTCTCCACTTGCGGGTATGGTTCCAGCTTATGCAACCGCGGGTGCATTGATTTACGTGGGCGTGTTAATGACATCAAGCCTGACTCGCGTGAAATGGGATGACTTAACGGAATCTGTCCCTGCATTTATTACCGCAGTGATGATGCCATTTAGCTTCTCGATTACCGAAGGGATTGCGTTAGGGTTTATTGCGTACTGTGCGATGAAAATCGGGACAGGGCGCTGGCGTGATCTGGGTCTATGCGTGATTTTAGTGGCGGCGATGTTCCTGCTTAAAATGATTTTAGTCGACGCCTAA
- the yihI gene encoding Der GTPase-activating protein YihI: protein MNAPKKPAAKPKKKYRKTKEELNAEGRERKREKKHRGNKSGSRNQDSSSNNQKSGQNSLVDPRLGSKKPIPLIIDEKQVSKPVVEKKQPVVKEKLTPEKELEQLESDDRLDSLLARLEDGETVNAEEQKYINTCLDRIDELMNILGIEYAEEEEEEEDEDKLDDIMRILKSK, encoded by the coding sequence ATGAATGCACCAAAAAAACCGGCAGCTAAGCCAAAGAAAAAATACCGTAAAACCAAAGAAGAATTAAACGCGGAAGGCCGTGAACGTAAACGCGAGAAAAAACATCGTGGGAATAAGTCAGGTAGCCGTAATCAAGATTCATCATCGAATAATCAAAAGAGTGGACAGAATTCGTTAGTTGACCCACGTTTGGGCAGCAAAAAGCCGATCCCTTTAATTATCGATGAAAAACAAGTGTCTAAGCCTGTTGTTGAGAAAAAACAGCCAGTCGTTAAAGAAAAACTGACGCCTGAAAAAGAGTTAGAGCAGTTAGAAAGCGATGATCGCTTAGATAGCTTATTAGCGCGCCTAGAAGATGGCGAAACGGTTAATGCAGAAGAGCAAAAATACATCAATACCTGTTTAGACCGTATTGATGAACTGATGAATATCTTAGGCATTGAATATGCTGAAGAAGAAGAAGAGGAAGAAGACGAAGATAAATTAGATGACATCATGCGCATCTTAAAAAGCAAATAA
- the hemN gene encoding oxygen-independent coproporphyrinogen III oxidase, which translates to MSEQNIVWDLSLIQKYNYSGPRYTSYPTALEFNQDYDEQAFISATARYPERPLSLYVHIPFCHKLCYFCGCNKLVTRQKHKADEYLKVIEKEIIQRASLLKNRTVTQMHWGGGTPTYLDKAQVSHLVGLLKKHFHFADDVEMSIEVDPREIELDMIDHLRHEGFNRLSMGVQDFNKEVQVLVNREQDEDFIFALIKRAKETGFTSTSIDLIYGLPKQTPESFAFTLKKVAELSPDRLSVFNYAHLPNLFAAQRKIKDADLPSAEQKLDILQDTIATLTKGGYQFIGMDHFARPEDELAVAQREGILHRNFQGYTTQGDCDLLGLGVSAISMLGDNYAQNQKDLKTYYAQVEEQGHALWRGLVLTNDDCLRRDVIKTLICNFQLDFAQIEALYPIDFKSYFKEDLELLKPMAEDGLVEISDKGIKVTPQGRLLIRNVCMCFDVYLRGQMRQRQFSRVI; encoded by the coding sequence ATGTCAGAGCAAAATATTGTTTGGGATCTTTCTCTCATTCAGAAATACAATTATTCAGGGCCGCGATATACGTCATATCCAACCGCCTTGGAATTTAATCAAGACTATGATGAACAAGCGTTTATTAGCGCGACAGCGCGTTATCCTGAACGCCCTTTGTCCCTGTATGTGCACATTCCTTTTTGCCATAAACTCTGCTATTTCTGTGGCTGTAATAAATTAGTTACCCGTCAAAAACATAAGGCGGATGAATATTTAAAAGTTATTGAAAAAGAAATTATTCAACGAGCATCTTTATTAAAAAACCGCACGGTCACGCAAATGCATTGGGGCGGCGGTACACCGACTTATCTTGATAAAGCCCAAGTTAGCCATTTAGTTGGCTTATTGAAAAAACATTTTCATTTTGCTGATGATGTGGAAATGTCCATTGAAGTTGACCCGCGTGAAATCGAACTCGATATGATTGACCACTTACGCCATGAAGGCTTCAACCGCCTAAGCATGGGCGTGCAGGATTTCAATAAAGAAGTGCAGGTATTGGTAAATCGCGAACAAGATGAAGACTTCATTTTTGCCTTAATTAAACGCGCGAAAGAAACTGGCTTTACATCAACCAGTATTGACCTGATTTATGGTTTACCAAAACAGACCCCCGAAAGCTTTGCCTTTACATTGAAAAAAGTCGCAGAGCTATCACCTGACCGCTTAAGCGTATTTAATTATGCTCACTTACCAAATTTATTTGCTGCGCAGCGCAAAATCAAAGATGCAGATTTGCCGAGTGCAGAGCAAAAACTCGATATCTTACAAGACACAATTGCGACACTAACCAAAGGTGGCTATCAGTTTATCGGGATGGATCACTTTGCTCGCCCTGAAGATGAGCTGGCAGTCGCGCAGCGTGAGGGAATTTTGCACCGTAATTTCCAAGGTTACACCACCCAAGGGGATTGCGACCTGCTAGGTTTAGGCGTTTCGGCAATCAGCATGTTAGGTGATAACTACGCGCAGAACCAAAAAGACTTAAAAACCTATTATGCGCAGGTGGAAGAACAAGGGCATGCCCTATGGCGTGGCTTGGTCCTAACCAATGATGACTGCTTGCGCCGTGATGTGATAAAAACCTTAATCTGTAATTTTCAACTGGATTTTGCACAAATAGAAGCTCTATACCCGATTGATTTTAAATCTTATTTTAAAGAAGATTTGGAATTATTGAAGCCAATGGCGGAAGATGGGCTGGTGGAAATCTCAGACAAAGGTATCAAAGTGACTCCGCAAGGGCGCTTGTTGATCCGTAATGTGTGTATGTGTTTTGATGTGTATTTGCGGGGGCAGATGAGGCAGAGGCAGTTTTCCCGTGTTATCTAA